CAGCATCCTGCGGTAATCACAGGGGCGTTTTCCATCCGGACATCGATGACGCAGGGCTTGTTCAGGGCGAGGGCCTCTTGGAGGATCGGCTTGAATTCGGAGGCGCTCTTCACGGTATATCCCTTGATCCCGTACGCCTCGCCAATGGCGGCGAAGTCCGGGGTGTAGGGCTTGCCGTCCTTTTCGAAGAGGGTGCCGAACTGGTGCTGGTAGTGCTGGTTCTCGAGCCCCGCGATGGTGCCGAAGGCACAGTTGTTCATCACCACCCACACAACGGCGATATCCTCCACCGCGGCCGTGGCGAAGGGCGAGACGTTGGCTCCCATGCCGCCGTCGCCGATAAGCGCGACCACTTTTTTGTCCGGGCAGGCCACC
Above is a genomic segment from Aminivibrio sp. containing:
- a CDS encoding thiamine pyrophosphate-dependent enzyme encodes the protein KAAYFASIAEAQKSDQFPMRPERILADLREVLPRDGYVVADVGWNKNGVGQQFPIYEPGTFVAPGGLATMGYGPSAALGVKVACPDKKVVALIGDGGMGANVSPFATAAVEDIAVVWVVMNNCAFGTIAGLENQHYQHQFGTLFEKDGKPYTPDFAAIGEAYGIKGYTVKSASEFKPILQEALALNKPCVIDVRMENAPVITAGCWNINDIFRKRGEEKPWRVWAWEETEPWRMG